The Cloeon dipterum chromosome 3, ieCloDipt1.1, whole genome shotgun sequence genome includes a region encoding these proteins:
- the LOC135939950 gene encoding poly [ADP-ribose] polymerase tankyrase-like, with amino-acid sequence MSRRWYDGIQLEELDRGHNDFKYVEGKMRNSIGHSDVTSYNLKKVFRINNKYTWPRYKKRRGKIYWEMGRQQLVEEKRLFHGSPKADVIAKQGFDRGYAKQSGMFGAGVYFAEHSSKSNNYAFGNHQPCSTHNNKKCSECVRKILICRVALGRKYETTLRTVSSLPQGYHSVKANQGVRLQFPEYVIYDDDQVYPSYLIEYTTNYTTAAASSNGCQIM; translated from the exons ATGTCAAGAAGATGGTACGACGGAATTCAGCTGGAAGAGCTGGACAGAGGCCACAATGACTTCAAATACGTCGAGGGCAAAATGCGGAACAGCATTGGTCACAGCGACGTGACCAGCTACAACTTAAAAAAG GTTTTCCGCATTAACAATAAATACACGTGGCCCCGGTACAAGAAGCGCCGGGGAAAGATTTATTGGGAAATGGGAAGGCAGCAGTTGGTGGAGGAAAAGAGGCTGTTCCACGGCTCGCCCAAAGCGGACGTAATCGCCAAACAGGGATTCGACCGTGGATACGCCAAGCAGTCCGGAATGTTTGGAGCGG GTGTATATTTCGCTGAGCACTCATCCAAGAGCAACAACTACGCGTTTGGCAATCACCAGCCTTGCTCGAcgcacaataataaaaagtgcagcgaATGCGTCCGCAAGATTCTCATATGTAGGGTAGCCCTGGGCCGCAAGTACGAGACGACCCTGAGAACTGTGTCGTCGCTGCCCCAAGGGTATCACTCGGTCAAGGCCAACCAAGGGGTGCGCCTCCAATTCCCTGAATACGTCATCTATGACGATGATcag gtGTACCCTAGTTACCTGATCGAGTACACGACCAACTACACCACTGCAGCTGCCTCAAGTAACGGGTGCCAAATtatgtga
- the LOC135941226 gene encoding poly [ADP-ribose] polymerase tankyrase-like: MTSSRKTWYDGILLEELDGRDKDFKYASDKMSKTIGHDDVTSYNILKVIRISNNDTWPAYEQRRKEIYNDLGKQVEEKRLFHGSPNADIIAREGFDRGFARQSGMFGNGVYFAEHSSKSNNCAFGNHQPCPTHRNKKCSVCVRKILICKVALGRIYETNQSTVSALPAGYHSVKANSGPLLLFPEYVIYDDKQVYPRYLIEYTTNYAPESWCTIV; encoded by the exons ATGACGTCTTCAAGAAAGACATGGTACGACGGAATTCTTCTGGAGGAGCTAGACGGACGTGACAAAGATTTCAAATACGCCAGTGACAAAATGAGTAAAACAATAGGCCACGACGATGTGACCAGCTACAACATTTTGAAG GTGATCCGCATCAGTAACAATGACACGTGGCCGGCATATGAGCAACGCCGGAAAGAGATTTACAACGACCTTGGCAAGCAGGTGGAGGAAAAAAGACTTTTCCACGGCTCCCCCAATGCTGATATCATCGCCAGGGAGGGATTCGACCGCGGATTTGCTAGACAGTCGGGAATGTTTGGAAATG GAGTATATTTTGCGGAGCACTCCTCAAAGAGCAACAACTGCGCGTTCGGCAACCACCAGCCCTGCCCGACACACAGaaacaaaaagtgcagcgtgtGCGTCCGCAAAATTCTCATCTGCAAGGTTGCCCTGGGCCGAATTTATGAGACGAACCAGTCAACCGTATCGGCGCTGCCCGCAGGTTACCACTCGGTCAAGGCCAATTCTGGACCACTTCTCCTGTTCCCTGAGTACGTCATTTACGACGATAAACag gtcTACCCTAGATACCTGATCGAGTATACAACTAACTATGCTCCTGAATCTTGGTGCACTATTGtttga
- the LOC135941219 gene encoding protein argonaute-2-like, whose protein sequence is MLKINAKLGGTNFGFDVLLRDSYIKPRTMIMGADVTHPGAGSTNVPSFAAVTASYDEDFFRYHMNWRVQPPREEIIADLKEMTKEHLLYYYNHSEKEKPNQKRPQYIVFYRDGVSDTQFAEVKRKELAAIQEACKEVAKQYKWEEDFKPIITFLVVQKRNHARFFPVCPNNKTPAGVDPKQGNVKSGFVVDTIITHPWQIDFFLVSQNAGKGTACPARYRLLFDGGIKINELEIKRMTFYLCFLYARCNQSVSYPAPTYYAHLAAARVKLYCNNKFDDIDTSAGRDKEEIYRDWKAATDRVNDETVKNMKTFIDNNPMYYV, encoded by the exons ATGCTCAAGATCAACGCCAAATTGGGTGGCACAAACTTCGGGTTTGATGTCCTTCTAAG AGATTCGTATATCAAGCCACGCACCATGATTATGGGCGCTGACGTCACTCACCCTGGTGCGGGATCGACCAATGTTCCCTCCTTCGCAGCC GTGACAGCGAGCTACGACGAAGATTTCTTCAGGTACCACATGAATTGGCGCGTGCAGCCACCAAGAGAGGAAATAATCGCTGACTTGAAGGAGATGACTAAGGAGCACCTCCTGTACTACTACAATCATAGCGAAAAAGAGAAACCTAACCAGAAAAGACCGCAATACATCGTCTTCTACAGGGACGGCGTCAGCGACACCCAGTTCGCCGAG gtgAAACGGAAAGAGTTGGCAGCCATCCAAGAAGCGTGCAAAGAAGTTGCTAAACAGTATAAGTGGGAAGAAGATTTCAAACCTATAATTACTTTCTTGGTTGTCCAGAAGAGGAACCACGCCAG gTTTTTCCCCGTCTGCCCAAACAATAAAACACCGGCGGGAGTTGATCCCAAGCAGGGAAACGTAAAGTCTGGCTTTGTTGTGGACACCATCATAACGCACCCCTGGCAAATTGATTTCTTCCTTGTCAGCCAAAATGCGGGGAAG GGCACGGCTTGTCCAGCCAGATATAGATTGCTCTTTGAtggtggaataaaaattaatgagcttGAAATCAAGAGAATGACCTTTTACCTGTGCTTCCTCTACGCCAGATGCAATCAGAGCGTGTCCTACCCTGCCCCCACCTACTACGCCCACTTGGCTGCCGCCAGGGTCAAGCTCTACTGCAACAACAAGTTCGATGATATCGACACTTCTGCTGGACG AGACAAAGAAGAGATATATCGGGATTGGAAAGCAGCAACTGATAGAGTCAATGATGAAACTGTTAAGAATATGAAGACTTTCATCGACAATAACCCCATGTACTATGTCTAG
- the LOC135941225 gene encoding phosphate-regulating neutral endopeptidase PHEX-like has translation MKLEKKTVAENIADLVGLQAAYRAFKRLNVTNRILMGLITDYCPEQLFFLGMAIARCTSESVQFTEDFILDRSQVHSPWKFRVNVSLKNFKAFAKAWNCPSGSEMNPIRNRCTIY, from the exons ATGAAGTTGGAAAA GAAAACCGTGGCCGAGAACATAGCGGACCTTGTTGGATTGCAAGCCGCCTACCGCGCCTTCAAGCGACTCAACGTCACAAATCGCATACTCATGGGCCTCATCACGGACTACTGCCCAGAGCAGCTTTTCTTCCTGGGGATGgcaatt GCGCGGTGCACGAGCGAATCGGTCCAATTCACGGAAGATTTCATTTTGGACAGGTCTCAAGTGCACAGTCCCTGGAAATTCAGGGTCAATGTGTcgctgaaaaatttcaaagcgtTTGCCAAGGCTTGGAACTGTCCCTCAGGATCAGAGATGAACCCTATTAGGAATAGGTGCACCATCTATTAG